A stretch of Phragmites australis chromosome 12, lpPhrAust1.1, whole genome shotgun sequence DNA encodes these proteins:
- the LOC133886654 gene encoding uncharacterized protein LOC133886654 isoform X1 encodes MDPYDFPPCGYRCTVTIVRLILDTPWWFPSCNRCSRTCIPNGDGYKCNTCSWTGYRFKYKLCFIANDGTAESEMIAFGEVARRIVGKPVQQVLRASRFANDTPPDIAATVSLKFTFAITLTEHSYYTPQKTYQVTSVITSYGRQHTLPNISCNQPKNPPASQTSQPTFQPHNYPPNVHPSLPDATFSPGVKTSASSSQSAVQKTATQSMAIDNTPPPSLEHDESLLKRTTPMDATDPLIHPATRKRLFEDATSSKKDTEHQKNSHSETTTDPSDPLPHLASQRSTLQHMTPSTTKSSKSKTTHVPKNNQ; translated from the exons ATGGATCCATACGATTTCCCA CCATGTGGATACCGCTGCACTGTTACTATTGTGCGCCTAATCTTAGACACACCATGGTGGTTCCCATCATGTAATAGATGCAGTCGGACCTGTATACCGAATGGCGACGGTTACAAATGCAACACATGCTCCTGGACTGGCTACCGCTTCAA ATACAAGTTATGTTTCATTGCAAATGATGGAACCGCTGAAAGTGAAATGATAGCTTTCGGTGAAGTTGCTCGTCGTATTGTTGGTAAACCTGTCCAGCAGGTACTTAGAGCATCAAGATTTGCAAATGACACACCACCTGACATCGCAGCTACAGTCTCCTTAAAGTTCACATTTGCAATTACCTTGACAGAGCATAGCTACTATACCCCACAAAAAACATATCAAGTCACCTCTGTCATCACTTCTTATGGAAGACAGCACACACTTCCAAACATAAGCTGCAACCAGCCCAAGAACCCACCAGCCTCTCAGACATCCCAGCCAACCTTTCAGCCACACAACTATCCTCCCAATGTACATCCCAGTTTACCTGATGCTACTTTCTCACCTGGCGTGAAGACCAGTGCATCTTCTTCACAGTCAGCAGTTCAGAAAACAGCCACGCAAAGCATGGCAATAGACAAT ACTCCCCCTCCTTCACTAGAACATGATGAATCCCTATTGAAGAGAACAACCCCTAT GGATGCCACAGATCCACTTATACATCCAGCTACTCGGAAAAGACTATTCGAAGATGCAACTTCTTCTAAAAAG GACACTGAACACCAAAAAAACAGCCACAGTGAAACAACCACAGACCCATCTGATCCATTGCCTCACCTAGCAAGTCAAAG AAGTACTTTGCAACACATGACACCTAGCACcacaaaatcatcaaaatcgaagACCACCCATGTTCCAAAAAACAACCAGTGA